In Spea bombifrons isolate aSpeBom1 chromosome 12, aSpeBom1.2.pri, whole genome shotgun sequence, the following proteins share a genomic window:
- the CLMP gene encoding CXADR-like membrane protein, translated as MRSLLHSLLGLCCVFGAFGDLVEIKRIAEENVTLKCQHELGILGEQSLDIEWFSNISHSGQKVLISYSGGKVYDNDDRKGRYSFVSKFLAGDASIIIWSLEPSDAGFYTCKVKNAGKYYWNYIWLEVLVKPSEPQCWIDGDQLVGKNVTFHCMSSAGTKPLTYRWQRIRYEDKAVLSMPSTARLETQQSLLLQNLSKAENGSYQCEVANEAGKRTCVVHLRVQNAMNVGFLVSVICGSVGGVLLLCVTIWILLRKKELKKREEDEFLNEIREDAEAPKARLVKPGSSSSGSRSSRSGSSSTRSTTNSASRSQRTLSTQETSHGEPRHHCLDQI; from the exons GTCTCTGCTGTGTTTTCGGAGCTTTCGGGGACCTGGTGGAGATAAAGAGAATTGCCGAGGAGAACGTCACTCTGAAATGCCAGCACGAGTTGGGCATCCTCGGGGAACAGAGCCTGGACATCGAATGGTTTTCAAACATTTCACATAGCGGGCAGAAGGTG CTAATCAGTTACAGCGGTGGAAAGGTCTATGACAATGATGACAGAAAAGGACGATATAGCTTTGTGTCGAAGTTCCTCGCCGGAGACGCCTCCATAATCATCTGGTCTTTGGAACCCAGCGATGCCGGATTTTACACCTGCAAAGTGAAAAACGCAGGGAAATATTACTGGAATTACATCTGGCTGGAGGTTCTAG TTAAGCCGTCGGAGCCGCAGTGCTGGATAGACGGAGATCAGCTGGTCGGAAAGAACGTGACCTTCCACTGCATGTCATCGGCTGGCACCAAGCCCTTAACCTACCGCTGGCAACGGATACGCTACGAGGATAAAGCGGTGTTATCCATGCCGAGTACGGCAAGACTCG AAACCCAACAGAGTcttctgctgcagaacctcAGTAAAGCAGAAAATGGCTCGTACCAATGCGAAGTGGCCAACGAGGCCGGCAAAAGGACGTGCGTGGTGCACCTGAGAGTGCAGA ATGCAATGAACGTAGGATTCCTGGTTAGCGTGATCTGCGGATCCGTCGGCGGAGTCCTCCTTCTTTGTGTCACCATATGGATCCTGCTTCGCAAAAAAGagctgaaaaaaagagaagaggatGAATTCCTAAATGAGATTAG GGAGGACGCGGAAGCCCCGAAAGCTCGCCTGGTGAAACCCGGATCGTCTTCCTCGGGATCCAGAAGCTCGCGCTCAGGTTCCTCCTCGACCCGATCAACAACCAACAGTGCCTCTCGCAGCCAACGGACTCTCTCAACCCAGGAGACCTCCCACGGAGAGCCGAGACATCATTGCCTGGACCAGATATAG